The sequence below is a genomic window from Lolium perenne isolate Kyuss_39 chromosome 7, Kyuss_2.0, whole genome shotgun sequence.
AGGCTGGTGGCCCCCGGCGGCGCTGGAGGCGGGAgaaaggagccggcgagggagagTATCTCGAACCTGCCATGGAGCGTAGCTACCGGCGACGAAGTCGGCCCGGTCTGTGCAGACTGTGGCTGCCGGAGAGTCACGTTCGTGACAGTCCCCGCCGCGGAGAGCACACAGATGccccgctgccggcggcgcgcgtAGGCGGTAAGCGCCTCGAAGACGTCGCACCCggcggcgacctcgaggatgtgCGCCCTCAGCGCGTTAGCGCTCTCCCTGGTGATGATcacaggcggcttgggcttgTTCTTGGATCCCGGAGGTCGGCCGCGCGGGCGTCGACCGACAACCTCCCCACCGCCTATCCCTGCGCCTCCAGCAGTGCTCCCTCCCCCACCGCTGCCCGGAGAGAGTGCGTCCTGGCCGTCATCCGAGCCGCCGGCAGCGTCATCGTGGCTGAGGTGAAGgttgtggtggtggtgatgaaggTAGGAGCTGGCTCCCAAATCAAGTCCTGCCATTCTCTGGGGTAGGAGAAGAGCTAATTATAAGTTTAGTAAGCAGTATAGTAGCATTAAAAAGAGTAAAAATAATAGCTAGATAACAGTACCGATAATATTAAGAAATTGGAGATGCAAGAGAAGAAGTGGTGCTCGTGATGATGATAATAGGCCGGAggaagaggagaggaggagaagaCCAGAAGAGGGTATGTGTGTGTTTGTTTAGGGTTTGTGGTGCTGGTTTTCTTGGAGGAGAGTAAAGAATGGGGTTTGGCTTTTGGGGATGTGTGGGGTGGGAAGAAGAAAAAGCAGCTGAGAGCAGCTTCTCTGGTGTGTTTTTTTCTCTCTTGTTTACAACCTTTGTGGTTTTTTTATCCTTCTTGACGGTGTTTTCTCATATATGTTAGTTGACTAAATATTATAGGGTGGAAAAAAATGCAAAAGAATAGGACAACGGAGGAAGGAGGAATTGTTCAAGAaaaaaggaggagaggagaagatGGAAGCCAATTAgggtagagagagatagagagatcTAAGGAGAGAGGCAAAGGAAGATGAGAAAAGGATAGGTTAGTGGCGTCTTTGGAGAAATATAAAACAGGAGCTGGAAAGAGATGGAGATGGAGAGAACGAGAGATGAGCGTCATTGCTTATATGGTTTTGTGTATGTCGCTGCATAAAGGGCCCTGGTAGTTAGGCGGCTCCACATGTCTGTTAGATATGTACAGTCCATAGATGTGTGATATATACCATCCTTTTCTTTAGACATAAGGATGATACAAACGTTGATGCTTATGCACGCAAGTGGGAAAGAGCATTAGTTTATTTGTGCAACTTGGGGCCTATTATATTAGCCTTAGATCAAAGTATTGAGCCATTTGGGTTTGTGCACCGGGACAACTTTGATTCAAGTGGGTACCATGTGGAACTACTCAATGGCTCTCTCTCTGCATCAACAAATAGGGCTTAATTAAACTATTCAAAGGTGCCACGAGGACAGCTTGGAATCTGGTTTGGCTTCCCTTTGCTATAGACACCGGCATGATTTAGTGCCAGCTTGAATGGGTTAGGTAGGCTTAAGGTTTCCTAGGTTTTGCATTGTTGTGTTCTCTTGTTGTTTACGGGAGAGTAAAATGGGGGTGATTTTTCTATCACCGGCGTAGTCACAAGTTTCAAATAATTGCAAAATCATTTAGGCATGTAGAGGATATACAGGTAGACGCGCACTTGTATGTTAAATTAGGTCGGAAAATATGTTCATTTGCGAACTGGAGAAGAGGCACAAATTAAGTTATTGTACAGTAATTTACAGCGCGAATTAAGTAACTTGTCCTATAGTCTCTAATATATAGGGCAAACTCAGGtcgtatttttttgtatttttacaaaaaaaaaatagatgtaTCTAATGTGCTATAATTTTATAATGGTTTGAAAGTTAGATATGATTTTCCATGAAGTTTTGGTTATAGAAAACATGGGATACTAGCTCAGATTTGTATTCTTGTAAATGAAGAGCCTATTTGAGAAGCACCCTCTCTTCCATGGTTTGCCATGCAGCAAGTGGGTCATAAAGATGATGTGTATCGCCTTTTGTGATAGACAAAAGGTCACCTGATGACACCTACTTAATATTTACAATTgttgaaaaaaaaaacatatgAAGCTTAActatgttatattgtgatccaaattcattctAAAAGGAGGCTAACTTCTattgagcggagcgaggcccgtcgccggggtACGGATCGAGCCCCCCCTCCCCCCCTCCGCGGTACGGATCGATGCcaccgcctatatatatgtaccacTTGTAAGTcgtcggctagggtttatcagattataagataacccacgacaTTTGTAAACACCTCCATATATAGTAAAGTTTTGCTAACTGGCGTCCATGGTTTTCTCCCTTATGTGTTGGAGGGATTTTTCACGTTAAAATCTTATGTCTCCGCTGTgttttcttcttgttgcatttatAACAAACTATATGGATGTGTGCATCTCAAGCGATTCAGAACCAGGGTATTCCATAGAAAAATGAAATCGAAAATATTAGGAGATGACTATGAAAACATCTCTCTGGATCCTCGAATTGAAAGAGAGATTGAGAGGGATCAAGAATCCTAATTACGcgctaatgaatgatgacttatttcAAGAATTTATTGATATCTTGCAGAATGGTTTTCATGCTAATCAGAATGAATTTCTA
It includes:
- the LOC127314909 gene encoding AT-hook motif nuclear-localized protein 21 — encoded protein: MAGLDLGASSYLHHHHHNLHLSHDDAAGGSDDGQDALSPGSGGGGSTAGGAGIGGGEVVGRRPRGRPPGSKNKPKPPVIITRESANALRAHILEVAAGCDVFEALTAYARRRQRGICVLSAAGTVTNVTLRQPQSAQTGPTSSPVATLHGRFEILSLAGSFLPPPAPPGATSLSAFLAGGQGQVVGGSVAGALVAAGPVVVVAASFSNVAYERLPLEEGDEVVPPPVPDQAGGGMPFGADPSGGAAAGGLPFFNQLPMGMPPMPMDGHNGWPGAVGGVGRPPFS